A single region of the Gemmatimonas sp. UBA7669 genome encodes:
- a CDS encoding acyl-ACP desaturase: protein MFIPSQEILAKVEVLADLEPDVEQLMAAHEAKRILWFPSEVLAPEPDTDPDLHAKQLRERARGISMPARVALALNTLTEEGLPHFHRLLATYLGGDTFWAKWNNLWTAEEDRHGAILHDYARESRILDNPVLERMQFEYLKAGFEPQWDKDPYRVFVYTSLQERATQVSHANTGKIASEYEPLIGTVLSNVAKEEARHYVFYREIFQRVLDRDPSNAMISASLVMPSIDMPGVNMPHFREMADVIRRAGIYGPREYIRIVEDLIKFWALDKVEGLNEAGKKAQEKIMGITARLERIADAMETRSKAKTFQFNVAFAREFAME, encoded by the coding sequence ATGTTCATACCGAGTCAAGAGATCCTGGCCAAGGTGGAAGTGCTCGCTGACCTCGAGCCCGATGTCGAGCAGCTGATGGCCGCCCACGAAGCCAAGCGCATCCTGTGGTTCCCGTCCGAAGTCCTGGCGCCCGAACCCGATACCGACCCCGATCTGCACGCCAAGCAGCTCCGGGAGCGCGCCCGCGGCATCTCCATGCCCGCCCGCGTGGCCCTCGCGCTCAATACGCTGACCGAGGAAGGGCTCCCGCACTTCCATCGTCTGCTGGCCACCTACCTGGGCGGTGACACGTTCTGGGCCAAGTGGAACAACCTGTGGACGGCCGAGGAAGACCGGCACGGCGCCATCCTGCACGATTATGCACGCGAGAGTCGCATTCTCGACAACCCCGTGCTGGAGCGCATGCAGTTCGAGTACCTCAAGGCCGGTTTCGAGCCCCAGTGGGACAAGGACCCGTACCGCGTGTTCGTGTACACCTCGCTGCAGGAGCGGGCCACGCAGGTGAGTCATGCCAACACCGGCAAGATCGCCAGCGAGTACGAGCCGCTCATCGGCACGGTGCTGTCCAACGTGGCCAAGGAAGAAGCGCGCCACTACGTGTTCTACCGCGAGATCTTCCAGCGGGTGCTCGATCGTGACCCCAGCAACGCCATGATCTCGGCGTCGCTCGTCATGCCCAGCATCGACATGCCCGGTGTGAACATGCCACACTTCCGCGAGATGGCCGATGTCATTCGCCGCGCCGGCATTTACGGGCCGCGCGAGTACATCCGGATCGTGGAAGACCTCATCAAGTTCTGGGCGCTCGACAAGGTCGAGGGGCTGAACGAGGCCGGCAAGAAGGCGCAGGAGAAGATCATGGGTATCACGGCGCGCCTCGAGCGCATTGCCGATGCCATGGAGACACGCAGCAAGGCCAAGACCTTCCAGTTCAACGTCGCGTTCGCGCGGGAATTCGCGATGGAGTAG